A window of Bradyrhizobium diazoefficiens genomic DNA:
CTCGCGCAACGGCTTGCTGAACATCCGCGGCAGGTAGGTTGCGGGATAGAGCCAGGCGAACCGCGCGACCACGACGATCATCAGGACCACGGCGGTCGCGATCAGGATGTCGTCGAGCGGAAACGCCTTCGATTTCTCGTAGAGCGCGCGCATCTGGAAGCCGGTGAGCAGGAACAGCAAGCCCTCGATCAGGTAGATCACGAGGTCCCAGAAGAAGATGCCTTGCAGGCGCGTCGCCGACGAGATCAGCAACGGGCCGTTCCAGCTCACATAGAGGCCGCAGGCGACGGTGGCGATCACGCCGGAGCCGCCGACATGCTCGGGCAGCCAGTAGGAGACGTACGGCGTGATCAGCGACAACGTCAGCTCGACTTGCGGATCCCCGGACCATTTGCGGAGGCGCAGGGAGAGCCAGCCGACCCCGATGCCGAAGGCGATCTCGCTGGCGACGATGAGGACGAACTCGCCGGCCGCGAGCGGCAGCGAGAAATGTCCGACCATGATTGCCGCGAGCGCGAAACGGTAGAGGATCAGCGCAGTGGCATCATTGGCGAGCCCTTCGCCCTCGAGGATGACCAGCAACCGGCGCGGCATGTTAAGACGGCGCGCGATCGCGAGAGGCGCCACCACGTCGGGCGGCGCGACGATGGCCCCGAGCAGGAAGGCGATGGTCCAGGGCAGGCCGATCATGTAGTGCGTGGCGGTCGCCACCATCGCTGCGGTGAAGATCACCGCGCCGACCGCAAGCAGCACGATGGGGCGCAAATTGTTCTTGAACTCGCGCCAGCTCATGGCGACGCTCGCCGAGTAGATCAGCGGCGGCAGCACCATCAGCAGCACCAGTTCCGGCGGCAATTCCACCGGAGGCATGCCCGGCACGAAGGCGAGGCCGACACCGGACAGCATCAGGAGAATGGCTGGCGCGACATTGAAGCGGCGCGCGGCAAGTGCGGTGCCCGCCAGCACGGCGAGCAGGATGAGAAAGGTCTGAAACTTCGCCTCGATCATGGCCTGTCTTGGCCCGGAAGCGGCCGAGAGGTCAATGCGCGGCGCTCAGGCCAGCCGCTCGGCCACCAAGCGCCCGATACGGGCGAACGCCGCCCCGATTTACGCGGTGCTCGCTGTGCCGTCCTGGGTGTAGGCGGTGATGAGGGGCGGAGCGTGCGGCTTGGTCCAGACGACCGCGATATCGCCCAACGCGTCAGGCCCTAAATCCTGGCCCCAGCTCGCAATGAGGGAAGATGGATATCGAGCGCGGCGGATATTGGGCAGCGGAAGGTCGAGGCCCCTCACTCCCTGAGATCGTACCGATACGATTTCGACACGATCTGCCAGCCGTCGGCGAGCTTCATCGCCACCAGGTAATCGGTGAAGAAGCGCGGCGGAAGCTGGCATTTGACCTTGATGAAGGCGGTCTTGTCGTCGGAACGGTCGATGGTGACGATGAAATCCTCGCGCGGCTTGCCTTCGGCCTTGGCGGATGCACGCTTGCGGACGCGGTCGAGCCAGTCTGGCACGGTCAGCACCTGCAATTCACCATTCTCGACCCAGCGCAAATCAGCGGAGGGATGGAAGATGGCGCCGAGCTTTTCGGCGTCGCCCTCGTAAAGACCATCAAAATAGGACTGTACGACGGCTTCGACACTCGAACGGTTCTGGCTCATGGGTCATCCCCTTGCATGACGGCCTGTGGCGAACTTAGTCGCAGACATCAAAATGCGCTATGGGTGTCTCTCGCCAATTGCGCAGGGATGCTGGAATGACCGGATCAGAAATTTCGAGCGCTCGTGTCCTGATCGGCGAATGCTACTGCCGCACCGTGCGCTTTGAGGTGGCCGACGCGTTCTGCTATGCAATGAACTGCCACTGTTCGAACTGCCGTCGCACCACCGGCTCCGCCTTCAAGCCGTTCGCCGGCATCGCGCAAGACAAGCTCCGCATTGTCCAGGGTGAAGACCAGCGGATGATTTTCGGCGACGACACCAGTCATGACGCCCATTGTGGCCGATGCGGCTCGCTGCTTTATTCCCGGGTGCGCGAAGGACAATGGATCCATGTCGCCATGGGAACCCTGGTCGATGCCCCCTCCATCCGGCCGAGCGCCCACATTTTCGTGGCCTCGAAGGCGCCTTGGCACGAAATTACGGACAATCTGCCGCAATATCGGGGGCATATCGGCGATGGCTAGAGGAACCCGCTCTGCATGCCCCGCCTGGCAGCGAACCGCGACGGCGCTGGCGCGACAAACAACATGGGGGCTTTCGGGTTTGTCGTTCGCGCGGCCTTCGTGACCTCCATCACAGGCGCCGACACCAGATCCTGCTAAAGCAGTCCCAAAGGGCTCGAAACATCTCGAACCTCGGAAGTCGTGTCATGCGCAATCTGCTCAGACTCTGCCCACTTCTCCTCGCCGCCGCGCTGCTGTTTGGCACGGATTCCGCTTTCGCGGGCAACCGCGTCGCGCTGGTGATTGCCAACTCGGCCTATCAGCACGCGCCCTCGCTCGCCAATCCCGTCAACGACGGTGCGGTGATGGCGAAGACGCTGAAAGCGGCCGGTTTCGATACCGTCGATTTCCGGCACGACCTGTCGGCCCTGGAGACACGGCGCGCGCTGCGCGACTTTGCCGATGCGACCCGCAATGCCGACATCGCTGTAGTTTACTATGCCGGTCACGGCATCGAGGTCGAGGGCTCGAATTACCTGATCCCTGTCGATGCCAAGCTCGAGCGCGACACCGACGTCTATGATGAGGCGCTTTCGCTCGACCGCGTGCTGGTTGCCGTCGAGCCCGCCAAGCAGCTTCGCCTGGTGATCCTGGATGCCTGCCGCGACAATCCGTTCGGCAAGACCATGAAGCGCACGGTGGCCTCGCGCGGCATTGGCCGGGGCCTCGCCCAGGTCGAGCCGACCAGCCCCAACACGCTGATTGCCTATTCGGCGAAGGCCGGCTTCACGGCCCAGGACGGCGACGGCGCCAACAGCCCCTTTACGGTCGCGCTGTCGAAGCATCTGACGACACCGGGCCTCGACGTCCGCCGCGCCTTCGGCTTCGTGCGCGACGACGTGCTCAAGTCGACCGGTAACAAGCAGGAGCCGTTCGTCTACGGCTCGCTCGGCGGCGAGGATGTGCCGCTGGTTCCGGTCAAGGTGACGGCCGCAGCAGCGGTTGCGCCTGCGCCGAACCCGCAGGCCGACATCCGCCGTGATTACGAGCTCGCGCTCCAGGTCGGCAACAAGGCGGCATGGGATGCCTTCCTTGCCCAGCACCCCGACGGCTTCTATGCAAGCCTTGCCAAGCTCCAGGTCGAGAAGATAGCTGCCGAGCAGGCTCACGCAGCGGCGATCGCGAAGGCGAAGCAGGCGGAAGCCGAGCGCGATCGCCTCGCCGCCCTCGGCGCGCAGAAGGATGCCCAGGCCAAGGCTGCGGCCGACGCCAAGGCCGCCGAGCAGGCGCAGCTTGCCGCGCAGAAGGCCAAGGAGCAGGCGCAGCAGCAGGCTGCCGCCGCCGAGCAGCAGCGGGTCAACCTCGCCGCTGCGGCCCCGAGCGCGGCGCCGGCCAGCACGGCGAGCCCTGCAGGCAGCAATGTCGCCTCGCTGACCCCGGCGATCACGCCGGCCGATCTCAGCCGCTCAGTGCAGGCCGAGCTCGGGCGCGTCGGCTGCTTCTCAGGCGCAGCCGACGGCAACTGGAATACGTCCTCGCAGCGCTCGCTGTCGCAGTTCAACCGCTATGCCGGCACCAAGCTCGACGTGAAGGTGGCAAGCACCGATGCGCTGGATGCGGTCAAGGCCAAGCCGTCGCGCGTCTGCCCGCTGGTCTGCGAGCACGGCTTCAAGGCTGATGGCGACAAGTGCACGAAGATCGTCTGCCGTGAGGGCTATGCGGTCAACGACGACAATGAGTGCGAGAAGCAGCGCGCCGCCAAGCCTGCCAAGTCTGCGCCTGCCAAGTCTGCGCCCGCCAAGCCCGCGACCGCGAAGCGCGACGACAGCGATGAGCGTCCTGCACGGCAGCGTCGCCAGGCCGGTGGCGCGGCGGCAGGCTATGGTGCTGCGGCGGCCGCCGGCGCGGGTCGCGCCTCGGCCGGCAGCGGTCAGATTTTTTGCAACGATCTCCTTTGCCGGCCGGTCAGGCCCGGCTGTCACCTCGTATATCGCGGTGGCGGCGGCCCTCACGTCGATGCCAACGCCGAGGTCTGCAACTGAGAAGGGCACTGCTTCCCCGACATCGTCCTGGCCGAGCCGGAACAATGTCGGGGATCACGCCGCAATCGCGCTCGCCGCGATGTTCACCGTCAATGCCAGCAAGGCCGTATTGTAGATGAACGATGCGATTCCATGCGCCGTGGCCGTGCGGCGGATCGTCTTGTCGGTGATGCCGACGTCGGAGACCTGCGCGGTCATGCCGATCACGAACGAGAAATAGACGAAGTCCCAATAGTCGGCGTGGTCTTCCTTGTCACCGCTCGGAAACTGAAGACCGCCCGGTGCAGCATGTCGGTAATAGTCATGGGCGTAATGCAGTGCGAAGATCGTGTGCACCGCAGCCCATGACAATGCGATGGTGGTGATCGCGATCGTGAGCTCCGACACGCCACGATGCGGCGTGCCGAGCTCGGAGACGATCGCCGCGATGCTGGCGAAGGCGCCGGTTGCCGTCACCAGCAGGATCACGAAACGGCCGTCGTCCTGCATCGCGGCGGCACGGCGGATGTGCTGGTGGTCGTTGCAAAGCATCATCGCATAGACCAGCACGAGATAGACCGCGATCAGCGCGTCCCACCCGAACAAGAGCCGCGTCACCAGCCGGTGCGTGCCCGGCAGCAGCAGGCAGACGAGGATGCCGAAAGCGAGTGCAATGAACATTCGCGGCCGTGCATAGATCAGCCGCATCGGCCGCGACATCTGGCGGAAGCGGGCGAGGGTGGGATCCTCTTTGCTGCCTGCCGCCATCGACGCGCGTCAGCTCTTCCGTTCGGCGACGAAATGCGCCGCGGCCTGCAGCACGGCGGCGCGGTCGCCGAAGATCGACACCGCGCTGTCCGCCCGCGCGAGCAAATCGCGCACGCGCTGCTTGGCGCCTTCGATGCCGAGCTGGGTGACGAAGGTGGTCTTGCCGAGCGCGGCATCCTGGCCCGACGGCTTGCCGAGCGCGGCGGCATCGCCCTCGACGTCGAGCAGATCGTCGGCGATCTGGAAGGCTTCGCCGAGCGCGCGACCGTAATCGTCGAGGGCCCTGTATTCCGCACTCGACGCCTGGCCGAGGATCGCGCCGGCGATGCAGCCATAGCGCAGAAGCGCGCCGGTCTTCATCTGCTGCAGGCGCGCGACATCGACCGGCTCGCGGTCGCCGAAGCGGCCTTCGCCGGCGAGATCGAGAATCTGGCCGCCGACCATGCCGCCGATGCCGGCGCAGCGCGCCAGCGCCCGCGTCAGCAACAGCCGTACATTGGCGTCGCGATGGATCTCGTCGCGGGTGATGATGTCGAAGGCGAGCGTCAACAGGCCGTCGCCGGCGAGGATCGCGGTGGCGTCATCGGTCTTCTTGTGCAGGGTGGGGCGGCCACGGCGAAGGTCCGAATTGTCCATCGCCGGCAGGTCGTCGTGGATCAGCGAATAGCAGTGGATGCATTCGAGGGCCGCGCCTGCGAGCAGCGCGGCGTCGCGGGGCACGCCGAACACGGCCGCGCTCTCGACCACCAGAAACGGCCGCAGGCGCTTGCCGCCGTTCAGACTTGAATAGCGCATTGCGTCCATCAGTCGCTTGGGCCGGGCGATCTCATCGGGCAGGATGTCGTCCGACAACAGGCGCCCGAGCAGGGCCTCGGTGTCATCAGCGGTCTTGTCCAGACGTTTGGCGAAATCGGACGGGGACGTGCCGGTCATCAAGAAAGGCTCCAGAACTAAAATTCGGCCGGACAATCCTTTATGCGTCCGCCTCAGTCAATCGTTTGGAAGGCGGCTTAAAAAGTGCTGGAAAAGACCCGAATTATCACGGACTTAATGGCCTAGCCTGTGGCCGCGTTTCATTTTGCGTCAGAAAGGTCGATTTGCGCATCGTCAAAATCCCTCTCCTGGTGCTCGCGGTCGCGGCTCTCGTGCCCTATGCGATCGCGCCGTTCTACCGCACCGGCCATCCCGTTTCGACGTTGATGGTGTGGCGCTCGCTTCGCGGCGCGCCAATGCAGCGGGAATGGATCGATCTTGCGGCGATGTCGCCCCATCTGCCGCGATCGGTGATCGCAGCCGAGGACGCTCATTTCTGCAAGCATCACGGCATCGATTGGGGCGCGCTGCGAGAAGCGATCGACGACGCCCAAGAGGACGGCACGCCGTTCCGTGGCGCCTCCACGATCACCCAGCAGGTCGCGAAAAATCTGTTCCTCTGGCAGGGCCGGGATTTCGTCCGCAAGGCGCTCGAATTTCCGCTGGCGCTCTGGATTGATCTCGTCCTGCCCAAGCCACGGATCCTGGAGATTTACCTCAACATCGCCGAGTTCGGTCCGCGGGGCCAGTTTGGCGTCGAGGCCGGCAGCGCCTATGCCTTTGGCAAATCGGCCGCCAGCCTCTCCCCGCGTGAGGCGGCGCTTCTGGCCTCGGTCCTGCCGAATCCAGTCAAACGCAGCGCCAAAACCCCCGGGCCGGGTGTCCGGCGGCTGGCGGCGACCTATAGGGCGCGGGGCCAGGCGAGCTCGCTTGCGACCTGCTGGCGGGAAAATCGCTGATTTTGAGCCCATTTCGGGCGTATTTTCCGGCCCAAGAGCCTAGCTTTACGGCCAACCTTCCTCTATAAGCCCGGCCTTGATCGGCATTCAGCTCGCCTCCTGTTGCGGGTGCTGAGCCGTCCCTTCGCGGACGATGCCCTGATAACACCAATCCCTAGAGGATATTGAAATGGCCGTTCCGAGAAGAAAAACCTCGCCGTCGCGTCGTGGCATGCGCCGCTCGGCGGACGCCATCAAGAAGCCGACCTATGTGGAAGACAAGGATTCCGGCGAGCTCCGTCGTCCGCACCATCTCGACCTCAAGACCGGCATGTACAAGGGCCGCCAGGTCCTGAAGAAGAAAGAGTCCTGAGTTAAGGACCTTTCTTTGGGCAGGATGATTTTGCCTGCCTTGTTTCGGCCCACCCATGAGATAGACGGTGACGGCGGCGGAGCGAATGCTTCGCCGCTGCATTGTTCTGTCCGGATCTCTTGATCAAGAAGGCATTTTGCCGATGGTTGGTTTCCCGCTGCTTCTGATTCCGCTCGCGGTCTACAACATCATCGCCTTCCTGATGCCGACCGTGTCCTTTACGGACGTGCTGTTCAAGATCCCGATGATGTCCGGCGAGGCCTGGCCGGTCACGCTCGCCGATCTCCTGCTTGCGCTCGGCGTGGTGCTGCTGCTCCTCGAAGTGGTCAAGGGGGCACGGCCTGGCGCCAAGTTCCTCATGGATCACTTGCTGTCGCTGATCCTGTTTGGCGCCGCCGCCGCCGAATTCGTGATGTGGCCCAAATTCGGCAACTCTACCTATTTCCTGCTGGTGCTGCTCGCGATGGCGGATTTCCTCGGGGGCATTGCCCAGCGCACGCGCCGTCGCGTCACCTATGTCGCCGAGACAACAGTGCCGGCGCCCCGCAAGGCCAGGCGTCAGGCCGACACGCTGGCGGAGGACGTGGCGTCCGAACGCAAGTTCGAGCCGGGGATTGCGCAGCAGCCGGTGCCGGCGGAGCCGCCCGCCCCCTCGGCGCAATCCGTCGCCGAATCCGAGCCGATGAATCATCCTGCGCCAAAGCCCGTGCAGGACGCGCCCTCGCCGGAAATTCCCTCGCCGCATTTGCAGCCGGGCAATGGCACGCCGCCGTCGCCAGACGCGCCGTCGCGCTGACCGCTCTCAAGCCAACTGACGCGTGCGCGCGCCGACACTTTGCTGCGGGCGTTTGCTGCCGTAGGCCATCTGCGCGTCTTCGGAAGAGGCGCGGCAGAGCCGGCTGGCTTGGGGCATGTGCTCGGCATTGGCAATGAGCTGGGCGACAAAGCTCGGATCGGGACGCGGCATCGGCGCCTTGTGAACCCACTGTAGCGTCGGCATCAGCGGCACCAGGGCCGAGCCTGTGCCGTTGTCCGCCGGGTCCAATCGATCAGTACTGAACATCGCAATCACCGTTGATCCGGCCAAGATTGTCGCGTTTCGGGACGCTGGCGCCGGTGCGTGTCACGTACTCGCAAGGCCTATGCCGGGCGGGTCGGTTTGGTTCCCCGGGGCCGCAAAACGTGGTTTCCAAATTGTTTATCAACTTTGCCTAGGGTCGGGGGCGAATCCGGCTCTATCCTGTGCCGGTCCAGAACTTCCTGCCGTCCCGAAACGAGGCGATTTTGACCCCTGCATTGCCGCAAGCCTCCGACATTCTGGCCGCCCTCGGCCAGGCCGTGTTCGCCTGGGACATCGCCAGCGATGCCATCGTCTGGGGTGAACAGGTCAACGCCATCTTCCCCAGCATTCCCGCCGAACGGCTGGCAAGCGGCGCCGAATTCGCCAAGCTGATCGAGCCCGCGCAAACGCTGCGGACCGCGGCGCTGGCGCAGACCTCGGCCGTGCATGGCGCCGACGGCACGCCCTACCGGGTCGAGTACGGCGTGCGCATGAGTGCTGCCGATCCCGTGGTCTGGATCGAGGAGACAGGCCGCTGGTTCGCCGGACCCGACGGCCGCCCGGTGCGCGCGATCGGTTCGGTCCGTATCAACAATGAGCGCCATGCCCGCGACGAGGAACTGGCGAAACTGGCCCGGCTCGACCCGCTGACCGGCGAGCTCAACCGCGCTCATCTGATTGCGGCGCTGGCCGAGGCGATCGAGGAGACGACGCGCTTCCGCTCGACCGCAGCCTTCATGCTGGTTGGCATCGACCACCTCGCCCGCGTCAACGATGCCTTTGGCTTCGATGTGGCCGACGCCGTGATTCTGGATATCGCCAAGCGCATCCGCTCGCGCCTGCGCGGCGGCGACGTGCTCGGGCGCTTTTCCGGCAATAAGTTCGGCCTGATCCTGAAGAACTGCACCGTCGACGACATGAATGTCGCCGCCGAGCGCTTTCTTGCCGGCGTCCGCGACGAGGTGGTGCCGACCAGATCCGGTCCGGTCTCGGTCACCGCCTCGATCGGCGCGGTCAGCGTGCCGCGCTACGCCCGCAACACGGACGAGGCCGTCAACCGCGCGCACGAGACGCTGGACGCCGCCAAGCGCCGCCGCGCCGGCTCGTTCGCGGCGTGGCGTCCAGATGCCGCGCGCGACGCACAGCGCCGCGTCAATATCCGCGTCACCGACGAGATCGTCACTGCGCTGAACGAGCGCCGCATCAAGCTCGCCTATGAGCCGGTGGTATCGGCCGCCTCGCGCGAGCGCGCGTTCCACGAATGTCTGGTACGGATGGACCAGGGCGACGGCCAGGTGCTGCTTGCGCCCGACATCGTGCCAGTCGCCGAGCGGCTCGGCCTCATCCGCCTGGTCGATCACCGCGTGCTCGAGCTCGTGGTCGCCGAGCTTGCCGCTGCGCCCGGTGTCAGTCTCAGCCTCAACATCTCGCCTGACACGACCATGGATCCCGACTGGTGGGCCGGAATCGAGTCGCTGATGCTGGCCCATCCCGGTGTCGCCGAGCGGCTGATCGTCGAGATCACCGAGACGGTCGCGATCCAGGATATCGACGACGTCCGCGGCTTTGTCACGCGGCTGAAGAATTTCGGCAGCCGCATTGCGATCGACGATTTCGGCGCCGGCTACACCTCGTTCCGCAATCTGCGCAAGCTCGGCGTCGATATCGTCAAGATTGACGGTGCGTTCGTGCAGAACATCACCCATTCCGCCGACGACCGCGCCTTCGTGCAGACCCTGATCGACCTCGCACGCCGCCTCGACATCAGGACCGTCGCCGAATGGGTGCAGGACGAGGAAGCTGCCAGCATGCTGCGCGACTGGGGTTGCGACTACATCCAGGGCCGCCTGATCGGGCTGGCGTCAGCCGATCGTCCGTGGGGTGCGCCGCCCGATAGTGTGCTGCCTGCGGCGGGGTAGCGCTTCATCGCCACGGAGAGGTCGGTTAGCGCAGCATCACCAATCGACACGAATTTCTCCTTTGAAATCAACTCCCGTCCTACTTTGCATGGGGTTGTTTTCGCGAAATTCATGAGGGGGGAGCAGGCCGAAGGGGCTCACGCCACGCGCCGGACTGCGCTCAGCGTCTCGATGGTGCGGCCGACCTCTGAAGCCGGGCACGGCTTGCCGAAATAATAGCCCTGGACGGCGGTGCAGCCGCATTCGCGGACGAAGTCGAGCTGCTCCTCGGTCTCCACGCCCTCCGCCGTCGTCTCGACGCCGAGCACGGAGCCGAGGCTGGCGATGGTGCGGACGATGGCGACGCTCTCCGGGCTTTCGCCGAGCGTGCCGACGAAGGAGCGGTCGATCTTGATGCGGTCGAACGGGAATTTGCGCAAATAGCTCAGCGAGGAATAGCCGACGCCGAAATCGTCGAGGCTGACGCGTATCCCCAGCGCGCGGAGTTGGTGCAGAATTTCGATCGTCGCGTCGCTGTCGTCGAGCAGCGCCGTCTCGGTGACCTCGAGCTCGAGCCGCTGCGGCGGCAGGCCGGCCTCCGCAAGTGCGCTCGTGACCATCGCCACCAGCCCGCGCGAGCGGAACTGCACCGGCGACAAGTTAACCGCGACGGTGACATCGGGCCAGGCCACGGCGGTCGCACAGGCGGTGCGCAGCACCCATTCGCCGATCGGAACGATCAGCCCGTTCTCTTCCGCGATCGGAATGAACTCGGCCGGGGAGACGAAGCCGCGCGAGGGATGTTTCCAGCGCAGCAGGGCCTCGAAGCCGGTGAGCTCCGACGAATCGAGTCGCATCTGCGGCTGGAACACCAGGTGAAATTCACGCGCCTCCAGCGCGCCGCGCAGATCGTGCTCCAGCGCGTGCCGGCTGCGGGCTTCCTCCTCCATCTCGGGCTCGAACAGCTGATAGGCGCCGCGCCCCTTGGCCTTGGCCTGGTACAGCGCGAGGTCGGCGCATTTCATCAGCTCGTCGGCATCGAGCCCGTGATCGGGTGCGATCGCGATGCCGACGGAGACGCCGACATGGATCGACTGGCTTTCCAGCGGCGGCGGGTGACCGATGATCTCGATCAGACGCCGGGCGAGCTTCTCCGCCGATTGCGGTTGCGGTCCGCGCTGCAGGACGGCGAACTCGTCGCCGCCGAGCCGCGCGACGGTGTCATGCTCGCCGACATTCTCCTTCAGGCGCGCCGCGACCCAGCGCAGCAGGCGGTCGCCGGCGGCATGGCCGAGGCGGTCGTTAACGGTCTTGAAATTGTCGAGGTCGAAGCACAGCACCGCCATCGCGCCGCCGGCGATCGCAACCTGGTTCAATCCCTCGCCCATCTCCTCGCGGAACAGCGTGCGATTGGGCAGGTCGGTGAGCGAGTCATGGCGCGCCATATGCGCCACGCGGGCCTGGGCCTTGTGACGCTCGGTGACATCCTCATAGGTCACGACCCAGCCGCCTTGCTCCATGCGCTTGTGATTGAGCTTGATGATGCGGCCGTCGTTCAAGTGCCGATGCAGCGTGTGCTCGCCCTCGCGCAGCCGCTCGACGTAATCGGCATAGAGCCTGGCCCCCGTCATGTTCGGATGGTTGCCGAGCTCGCAGCTGTGCTCCATGATCTCGCGCATCGAGACGCCGGGCTTCACGATCTCCGGCGACAGGCCGTACATCTCGATATAGCGGCGATTGCAGACGATCACGCGCAGGCTCGCATCGAGCATGCACAGGCCCTGGCTCATGTTGTTCAGTGCCGCGTCAAAGCGGCGGTACTGCTCGCTCAGCTCCCCGATCGCATGTTCCCGCTCGGTAATATCCTCATAGGTGGCAACGAAGCCGCCCTCGGCCAGTGCGCAGTAGCGAACTGAGATCACGGTGTCGTTCGACATGCGCCGGCGCATCGGCGAGGAATCGCGGTTCGCAATCCTCGCGCTGGCCGCTTCCAGAAGCTGTTGAGGGCTGTGTTCGGAAGAGAACGCGCCGTTCGCCATCGAACGCTCGATCAGCTCGGCGAGATGCGTGCCGGGCCTGGCCTCCTCCGGCGACAGCCGGTAGATGTTGCGGTAGGTGGTGTTGCAGACCCGAAGGCGCATGTCGCCGTCGTAGAAGGCGAGCCCATGCGCCATGTTTTCGAGCGCGGCATCGAGCATGAAGTTCTGCTGCCGCAGTGTTTCCTCGTATTGCAGCCGCTCCGTGACGTCCTCGTGCACCGTCACCCAGCCGCCGTCGGGCAGGAAGCGGGAGACCGCCTGCACCATCCGTCCGTCGTAGCGCATCACCAGCAAGGTTTTCGCCTTCCTGCTGCGCACGTCCTTCAGCCTGGTATCGTGAAATTCGCTGGCGGACATGCCCGACAGGTTGCCGCGCGACATCCAGTGCTCGATCACCGTGCAATGCGAGATGCCCGGCCTCACGATTTCCGGGTCGAGGTTGTAGAGGCTCAGGAACCGTTCGTTGCAGACGACGACACGGCTGTCGGCATCATACATGATGAGGCCGTGCGACATGTTGGAGAGCGCGTGCTGACTGCGCTCGGTCTGCACACGCAGTTCGGCCTCGAGCCGGGCGAGGCGGCTGACGTCGTCGCAGATCGTCATCCAGCCGCCGCCGGGGAGCGGCTTCAGTTCGAGGGACATGACGAGGCCGCTCGCGAGCCGCTGCTCGGTGCGGAACGTTTTGCCGCCTGCGATCTGAGCGATCCGCGCCGAATACAGCGCGTCGAGCTCGCCTTGCGGAAAGTTGCCGCGCGTCGCGCTGTGCGCGAGCACCTCGCGGTAGCTCGTGCCCACCCGCACGACGTCGGCCGACATGTCGAACAGCGACAGGTAGCGCTGATTGACCAGCACGATCCGGTTGTCGACGTCGTAGACGCAGACGCCCTGTTCCATGTGGTCGAGCGCAAGCTGGCTCAGCGCGACCAGGGCCTCCGGGCCCTGCTCGCGGCGTGCACCAAACTCGTCATCGCGGGTCGATGTCATGGGATCGGCGGGGTCTCGGCAGGCGATACTCTCAACGCAGCGTAATTCCTGCGCCGAGGGTAGCGAAGACCCCGGAAAATTCCCTTAAGCGCAGTAGTTTACGGAGG
This region includes:
- a CDS encoding PAS-domain containing protein; this translates as MTSTRDDEFGARREQGPEALVALSQLALDHMEQGVCVYDVDNRIVLVNQRYLSLFDMSADVVRVGTSYREVLAHSATRGNFPQGELDALYSARIAQIAGGKTFRTEQRLASGLVMSLELKPLPGGGWMTICDDVSRLARLEAELRVQTERSQHALSNMSHGLIMYDADSRVVVCNERFLSLYNLDPEIVRPGISHCTVIEHWMSRGNLSGMSASEFHDTRLKDVRSRKAKTLLVMRYDGRMVQAVSRFLPDGGWVTVHEDVTERLQYEETLRQQNFMLDAALENMAHGLAFYDGDMRLRVCNTTYRNIYRLSPEEARPGTHLAELIERSMANGAFSSEHSPQQLLEAASARIANRDSSPMRRRMSNDTVISVRYCALAEGGFVATYEDITEREHAIGELSEQYRRFDAALNNMSQGLCMLDASLRVIVCNRRYIEMYGLSPEIVKPGVSMREIMEHSCELGNHPNMTGARLYADYVERLREGEHTLHRHLNDGRIIKLNHKRMEQGGWVVTYEDVTERHKAQARVAHMARHDSLTDLPNRTLFREEMGEGLNQVAIAGGAMAVLCFDLDNFKTVNDRLGHAAGDRLLRWVAARLKENVGEHDTVARLGGDEFAVLQRGPQPQSAEKLARRLIEIIGHPPPLESQSIHVGVSVGIAIAPDHGLDADELMKCADLALYQAKAKGRGAYQLFEPEMEEEARSRHALEHDLRGALEAREFHLVFQPQMRLDSSELTGFEALLRWKHPSRGFVSPAEFIPIAEENGLIVPIGEWVLRTACATAVAWPDVTVAVNLSPVQFRSRGLVAMVTSALAEAGLPPQRLELEVTETALLDDSDATIEILHQLRALGIRVSLDDFGVGYSSLSYLRKFPFDRIKIDRSFVGTLGESPESVAIVRTIASLGSVLGVETTAEGVETEEQLDFVRECGCTAVQGYYFGKPCPASEVGRTIETLSAVRRVA
- a CDS encoding bifunctional diguanylate cyclase/phosphodiesterase; this encodes MTPALPQASDILAALGQAVFAWDIASDAIVWGEQVNAIFPSIPAERLASGAEFAKLIEPAQTLRTAALAQTSAVHGADGTPYRVEYGVRMSAADPVVWIEETGRWFAGPDGRPVRAIGSVRINNERHARDEELAKLARLDPLTGELNRAHLIAALAEAIEETTRFRSTAAFMLVGIDHLARVNDAFGFDVADAVILDIAKRIRSRLRGGDVLGRFSGNKFGLILKNCTVDDMNVAAERFLAGVRDEVVPTRSGPVSVTASIGAVSVPRYARNTDEAVNRAHETLDAAKRRRAGSFAAWRPDAARDAQRRVNIRVTDEIVTALNERRIKLAYEPVVSAASRERAFHECLVRMDQGDGQVLLAPDIVPVAERLGLIRLVDHRVLELVVAELAAAPGVSLSLNISPDTTMDPDWWAGIESLMLAHPGVAERLIVEITETVAIQDIDDVRGFVTRLKNFGSRIAIDDFGAGYTSFRNLRKLGVDIVKIDGAFVQNITHSADDRAFVQTLIDLARRLDIRTVAEWVQDEEAASMLRDWGCDYIQGRLIGLASADRPWGAPPDSVLPAAG